One genomic segment of Actinoplanes ianthinogenes includes these proteins:
- a CDS encoding LysR family transcriptional regulator yields the protein MDLRQLEYFVAVAETGSFTRAAARVHITQSGVSAQIKALEQELGAELFDRGSRVARLTEAGSAALKHARAALDSTLDLRDAIDDVKGLIRGRLTIGMVTGCEVAPLFDALAAFHREHPGIELELAEANSDHLVAGVRAGSLDVALAGLAGEPPESLKSRIIVSERLVALAAPDSELAARGSVTITALTAYEKICLPVGTGIRDVLDRAFAGKTGLRPEVALVATSPDTVAGLARRGLGVAVLSESMAAAHPDLVSVPIDGIEIPALLALIWQDRTSPALAAFLEQCDAAFR from the coding sequence ATGGATCTGCGGCAGCTGGAATACTTCGTCGCGGTCGCCGAGACCGGCAGCTTCACCCGGGCCGCGGCGCGCGTGCACATCACCCAGTCCGGCGTGAGCGCCCAGATCAAGGCGCTGGAGCAGGAGCTGGGCGCGGAGCTGTTCGACCGCGGCAGCCGGGTCGCGCGGCTCACCGAGGCCGGCTCCGCGGCGCTCAAGCACGCCCGGGCCGCGCTCGATTCGACCCTCGACCTGCGGGACGCGATCGACGACGTCAAGGGGCTGATCCGGGGCCGGCTGACCATCGGGATGGTGACCGGGTGCGAGGTCGCGCCGCTGTTCGACGCGCTCGCCGCGTTCCACCGGGAGCATCCGGGCATCGAGCTGGAGCTGGCCGAGGCGAACTCGGATCACCTGGTCGCCGGGGTGCGCGCGGGCAGCCTCGACGTCGCCCTGGCGGGGCTGGCCGGCGAGCCGCCGGAGAGTCTGAAGTCGCGGATCATCGTGAGCGAGCGGCTGGTGGCTCTGGCCGCGCCGGACAGTGAGCTCGCTGCCCGGGGCAGCGTCACGATCACCGCGCTCACCGCGTACGAAAAGATCTGCCTGCCCGTCGGGACAGGGATCCGCGACGTGCTCGATCGTGCCTTCGCCGGGAAGACCGGGCTGCGACCGGAGGTCGCGCTCGTCGCCACCTCGCCGGACACGGTGGCCGGCCTGGCGCGGCGCGGTCTGGGGGTCGCGGTGCTCAGCGAGTCGATGGCCGCCGCGCATCCCGACCTGGTCAGCGTCCCGATCGACGGGATCGAGATCCCGGCGCTGCTCGCGCTGATCTGGCAGGACCGGACCAGTCCGGCTCTGGCGGCGTTCCTCGAGCAGTGCGACGCGGCGTTCCGTTAG
- a CDS encoding YybH family protein — protein MHPEDLTRLFVERANAKDAEGLALLYEEDAVMAYPPGSETVGRAAIQKLWADLLPKMPAFEPEAPLPTLISGDLALTSTPPRDGAGARAQVVRRQPDGSWLRVLDHPELGRS, from the coding sequence ATGCATCCCGAGGACCTGACCCGTTTGTTCGTCGAGCGGGCGAATGCGAAAGACGCCGAAGGCCTGGCGCTGCTCTATGAGGAGGATGCCGTGATGGCCTATCCACCCGGCAGCGAGACGGTCGGCCGCGCCGCGATCCAGAAGCTCTGGGCCGACCTGCTGCCGAAAATGCCGGCGTTCGAGCCCGAGGCGCCGCTGCCCACGCTGATCAGCGGCGACCTGGCCCTCACCTCGACCCCGCCGAGAGACGGGGCCGGGGCGCGGGCACAGGTCGTCCGCCGCCAGCCCGACGGCTCGTGGCTCCGGGTGCTCGACCACCCGGAGCTGGGCCGATCCTGA